The genomic DNA GCAACGCACCATCGACCACAATCGGCGTATGGCTGTAACCGAAGATGGGCCAATTGCTCGGATAAAACAGAATGGCGTACATCCAGGCTCCGACCACCGCGGTCAAGGTCCAGTTCCGGGTCAGTAAGAGCGTGATGTCCAACACCAACGCACTCGGAAGCAACGTCGCCGGCATGACGAAATTCGGCGGATAATTGGACCACCACCACCACGACGTATACACGGCGATCCATTTCCCGAACCCCAGCGCCAGAATCGTAATCGTTGCCCCGAACGGCTGACGATAATTCACCCAGTTGTAATACTGGAGTGCAGCACAAAACGTGATCGTCGTAATCGGGGTGACGATCGGCCACCATTGCCGATCTTTCCAATCTAGCCAAAAATCCCAGTCTCCACACAGCAACGCGGTGTGCATGTGGAAGGTCCCGACGATGGTAATGAACAAA from Nitrospira sp. includes the following:
- a CDS encoding methane monooxygenase/ammonia monooxygenase subunit A, encoding MFRTDEIIKASKLPPEGVAMSRHIDHIYFIPILFITIVGTFHMHTALLCGDWDFWLDWKDRQWWPIVTPITTITFCAALQYYNWVNYRQPFGATITILALGFGKWIAVYTSWWWWSNYPPNFVMPATLLPSALVLDITLLLTRNWTLTAVVGAWMYAILFYPSNWPIFGYSHTPIVVDGALLSWADYMGFMYVRTGTPEYIRMIEVGSLRTFGGHSTMISAFFSAFASSLVYVLWWQFGKFFCTSYFYFTDDRQRTVKVYDVFAYATLAHGDKAKIGGKA